The sequence below is a genomic window from Flavobacterium sediminilitoris.
TTTTGAAGTTGTCTACTTTAATTGCGTTTCCAATACTATCTTTCACTACATTTCCATTCGAATCTAAAAGTGTTTTTGTTCCATCTTTAATTTGCTTTTCTTTAATGAATTGTTTTTCACGAACCTGTTCAGGAGAAATAACAATACCTCTAAAGTTAACAATCATCCCATAGTCATAGTTAATGTTTTTTTGACGATTGTTATGATATACAGTCCATTTATCATTTATTCCATACGTACTAAAATCTAATAAATCATCTTGTAAACGAGTAGGAATAACCATATTTGTTTCATTTTTTGTATATACATGAACAAAATCGGTTCCTTTTAATTGAGCTTGATCCATTAAAGCTCTCACGTCTTTATAATTAGGATTTAATTCATCTAAATAACGTAAATCATCAAAAGCTTGGCGAAAATCCATTTTGTTTTGAGAAGTCATTAATTTTTTTGCATTTATGTATAAAAAACCAGATAAATTATTTTTACTACTAATAATTTCATCAGAATAATCATCCATAGGAAAAATAGCATTTCTACCTTCTTTTAATAAAGGAAGAGGGAGTAATGGTTTAATTCTTTCCTGACGCGATCTCATTTTACTATACAAATTGTAAATACGTTCATAATTTGCAGGATTATTTTCTTTAATTAATAAGTTTAAAGAAGATTGATCACGTTCTTTAGCTTTAGCAAATGATTCTTCTAAAAGATAAACATAGTCTTGTTTTCCTTTGGCTGTTTTGTTTGTACGTAATGCATCTACTGCATTTTCAATTGCACCGTCGTAGTTTCCATTACTAAGCATAGATTGTGTTTGTTTTACACCACAACTAATGATTAATAAAAATAGAAGAATAAAAGTAATTTTTTTCATAAATAAATTATTTTGGCAAAGATAAAATTTTTTAGAAGTAGAAAGGCGGCTCTCTGTTATATCTTTTTGTTTTTTTTAGCAAGACAAAAAAGATGCCAGTTTTATTTGATCTAAAAAAAACTCCAAAAAATATTTTTTGGAGTTTTTTATGAATTTTAATTATTATTTTAAAATTTTAAATCTACAGCAGGAAGTAGTTTACTAGAACATTCACCAAACCCAATTCTTATGTCAGAATTTTGGCAATATCCTCTAATGATTACAGTGTCATTATCGTTAATAAATTTTCTTTCACTACCATCATTTAGTTTTATAGGATTTTTTCCACCCCATGTTAATTCTAGCATTGAGCCAAAAGAATCTTCTGTTGGTCCAGAAATAGTTCCACTTCCCATCATGTCACCAGAATTCACTCTACAACCATTGACAGTATGATGAGTTAACTGTTGGCACATTGACCAATACATATATTTAAAATTAGAATTAGAAACCACAGTTTCTTCTGCATTTTCTGGCTGAATCGCTACTTGTAAATTAATATCAAAAGCATGATCGCCACTTTGTTGTAAATAAGCTAATGGCTCTGGATTTTGCTCTGGACCTTTAGTTCTAAAAGGTTCTAAAGCATCCATTGTTACAATCCATGGAGAAATTGACGAGGCAAAGTTTTTAGCTAAAAATGGTCCTAATGGAACATATTCCCATTTTTGAATGTCACGAGCACTCCAGTCATTAAAAAGAACCATTCCAAAAATATAATCTTCTGCTTCACCTATAGGAATTGCTTCACCCATTAAGTTTGCATCAGTAGTTATAAACGCTGTTTCAAGTTCAAAATCGACTAATTTTGATGGTCCAAAAACAGGTTGTGTTTCACCAGCAGGTAATGTTTGTCCGTTAGGTCTTCTTACTGCAACTCCACTAGGAACAATAGTTGAACTTCTACCGTGATATCCTACAGGAATATGAAGCCAGTTTGGTAATAATGCATTATCTGGATCTCGAAACATTTTACCTACGTTTGTAGCATGTTCTTTAGAGCTATAAAAATCAGTATAGTCACCTATTTGAACAGGTAATAACATTTCTACATCTTTCATGTCGAAAATAATAATATCGCAATGTTTTTTATTATCACGAAGTTTAGGATTTTCAGCATCAAAAATATGTGCTAATCGGTTTCGTACTAATCGCCATGTTTTTTTACCATCAGAGATAAAATCATTAAGAGTATCTTGCATGAACATATCATCTGTAAGCTCAATTCCTTCAAAATATCCTAATTGTTGTAATGCCCCCATGTCTATTGCAGAGTTACCTATTCTAGTTCCTATAGTAATTACATCTTCTTTAGTAATGAAAACACCAAAGGGAATATTTTGAATAGGGAAGTCACTGTTTTCAGGGACATTTATCCATGATTTTCTCTTCGGATCGTTTGCTATATTTGGCATAATATAATGTTAATTTGTTGTTGAAAAATTATATACCAAATATAAACTTTACTGGTTATTTAACAAACCTTTTTTGTAAATTTGAATAAATTTTAACGAATTACTAAGAAATGCAACGCGACGAACAAATTTTTGACCTGATTCTTGACGAGCAAGACAGGCAAATTCACGGAATTGAACTAATTGCCTCAGAAAACTTTGTAAGTGACCAAGTGATGGAAGCTGCGGGTTCTGTATTAACAAATAAATATGCTGAAGGATATCCAGGTAAGCGTTATTATGGAGGATGTGAAGTAGTAGATATTGTAGAACAAATAGCAATAGATAGAGCAAAAGCATTATTTGGGGCTGAATATGTAAATGTACAACCGCATTCGGGTTCTCAGGCAAATACAGCAGTGTTTGCAGCTTGTTTGCAACCAGGTGACAAAATATTAGGTTTTGATTTATCACATGGTGGTCATTTAACTCATGGTTCACCAGTTAATTTTTCAGGTAAGTTATATTCTCCTTCATTTTATGGAGTAGAAGAAGAAACAGGATTATTAAATTACGATAAAATTCAAGAAATTGCATTAGCTGAAAAACCAAAAATGATTATTGCGGGAGCTTCTGCTTATTCTAGAGATATGGATTTTAAACGTTTTCGTGAAATTGCAGATAGTGTAGGGGCTTTATTATTAGCAGATATTTCTCATCCAGCAGGATTAATCGCAAAAGGATTATTAAATGATCCAATTCCTCATTGTCATATTGTTACTACTACTACTCATAAAACATTAAGAGGTCCTAGAGGTGGAATGATTATGATGGGTAAAGATTTTGAAAATCCATGGGGTTTAAAAACACCTAAAGGTGAAACTAGAATGATGTCTCATATTTTAGATATGTCTGTTTTTCCTGGAAATCAAGGTGGTCCTTTAATGCATATTATTGCGGCTAAAGCTGTTGCCTTTGGAGAAGCTTTAACAGATGAGTTTTTCAGATACACTATGCAAGTTAGAAAAAATGCACAGGCTATGGCTGCTGCATTTGTGAGTAGAGGATATAAAATTATTTCTGGAGGAACAGATAATCATATGATGTTGATTGACTTAAGAAATAAAAATATTACTGGAAAAGAAGCTGAAAATGCATTAGTAAAAGCTGAAATAACAGTAAACAAAAACATGGTTCCTTTTGATGATAAATCACCATTTGTAACATCAGGAATTCGTGTAGGTACATCAGCAATTACTACTCGTGGTTTAGACGAAAACGATATGGAAGTTATTGTAGCTTTAATTGATAAAGTAATCATGAATCATACTGATGAAGCAGTCTTAGAACAAGTTGCTGAAGAAGTAAATGATTTAATGGGTGAAAGAGCTATGTTTGTTTTTTAATTGAAAAGAAACAATATAATTATAAAAAACTCCTGAGAAATCAGGAGTTTTTTTATGTTTAACTATTCTTGTAGTTCGTAGAAATCGAGTTTGCCGATTTTTATTTTTAAATTTTTTACTACTTCAATTGCTTTGTAGGGTTCTTTCATTTTTTCATTATTAATTTGAACTGCTCCGCTTTCTATAAGTCGTCTAATTGCAGAATTGGATAAATCATTTTTAAAAATTTTGCATAATTCTACTGTTGTTATTGCTTTTGTCTGTAAGTTTAAAGTACTTATTGAAATTTGTTTAAAGTTTTTATCTTCAAATTTTTTATTTTGAAATTGATTTGTAAAAAAAGCTTCTGCCTCTATTGCTGCTTTTTCACTATGATATTGTGTTATAATATTTTTTGCAATTATCTTTTTAATATTCATTGGATTTTCTCCATTTGTCAATTGTAGACTTATCTGTCGTTTTTCATCTTCTGAGAAATGGGTTGTTAAATTTAAAAACTCCATTATTAAACTATCAGGTATTGACATGGTTTTTCCAAACATATTGTTAGGCTCGTCGGTTAGTCCGATAGTGTTATTTAAAGACTTACTCATTTTTTCAACGCCATCAGTTCCTCTTAAAAGAGGCATACACATTACAGTTTGCGGTGCCATTTCATGTGCTTCTTGTAATTGTCTTCCCATTGCACAGTTAAATAATTGATCAGTTCCTCCCATTTCAATGTCGCATTTTAATTGAACAGAATCAAAGCCTTGTAGAATAGGGTAAATGAGTTCATGCATTGCAATAGGTGTATTTTCGGTAAAGCGTTTGTTAAAATCCTTGCGTTGCATGAGTTGAGCTAGCGTTATTTTAGACATAAGTTGTAAAACTTCCGAAAACGGTAAACAATCTAACCAATCGGAATTGAAAACGATTTTTGCTTTATTTATGTCTATAATTTTGGAGAGTTGTTCTATATAAGTTTCAGCATTTTGTTGTACTTCTTCTATACTTAATGGTTTTCGGCTTTTATTTTTTCCTGTTGGATCTCCAATCCTAGCAGTAAAACTACCAACTAAGATTATAATTTGATGCCCATGATCTTGAAATTGTCTCATTTTTTTAAGCACAACAGCATGTCCTAAATGTAAATCAGGAGCAGTAGGGTCAAAACCTAATTTGATTTTTAATTTTCGATTTTCATTTTTGGCTTCTTGTAGTTTTTGTTCTAATCCGTTTTCAGGTAATATAATTTCTACATTTTCTTTTAGTAATTCTAGTATTTCCATTTTTTTTAAAATAAAAAAGCCCGAACGTTATGTTCGGGCTTTAAGTTTATAGTGTATTAATTTTATATCAACAATGTTGTTTAGTCTTATATACATATACATTTATGCCCATTATTGAGCAATAATAGGTACTGAAAAAAGGCAAACGTAATATGTTTTTTAGGAATTTCATTCTAATACAAATATACATTTTTTTTTAAATTCTTACAATTTTTTGTTTTTTAGTAAAACTGATTTATAATTTTTTTAAAAAATTTAGATTGGCATCTTTTTTGTTTTTCGATAAAGTAGTGTTCCATATTTTTATAATTCTTGTGTCATTTCTTTTTTTTATTTCAATTTGCCACGCTTTTTGTTGCAAATTCAAAAAAAAAATAAAATTTGCAACAAAAAGCGTGGCAAATTTATTTTTTGAAAATTAAAGACACAAATTTTAGGAACGAAAGTAAAACATCACTACAAAATAATTTAGATATGAAAAAAGAAACCATTTTTAAAGCAAAAATGCTGATACCACAAGAAGAAATGGCAATGTTGCTTAATGTAAGTAGGAGCCAATGGTCTATGCATAAAATAGGATATCGTGGTTTACCTGTTAAATCGAGAGAAAAATTTGGTTTTTTATTAAAGGTTGCCAGTGAATTGCCATTGGAAAGTCTCCATAGAAAAACAATTGAAAAACAACAAATACAAGAACAACTTGTAAAGTTAGAAGCAGAATTAAAAGATGTTGTTATAAAGCAATTTCGTTTACAAAAAAAGTATAAAGAAACAGAAAACAAATACCAAGCAGCAATGCGAACAATAGATTTTGTAAATTTAGCATTGTCTAAAAAAAAGTTTGTGGATTTTGAATATGAAACCTTAAAAATAATAGAACGTAAAGCTATGGAAACGGTAAAGAGGTATAGTCTATATGAACAAACTCAGTTAAAAATAAAACTTAAAACTTTAGAGCTTCAGCATAAATTATTAGAGAAAGCGTTAGTTAATAAGTAATGTCAACTCTTCTATCAACTTACAGTTAAAACCAAATTATATATTAAACATTGTAGTGAGAATATAAACGGTTTACTTCATTTTGTCTATTTATTCTGGAGTTTAGTAACCCGAGCTAAAGACGAACTGAGGAAGTATTTTAATTCATTGTTTTTGCTTCGCATGCAATAAAACCTTAGCTGTGTTCACGTAGTTTTTATTTATAGAATTCATATTTGTAGAAATATTTATTTACAATTTTTTCATTTGATCTATAATATTTTATTTTTTCTTTAATGATACTTCCTTTTTCATTATAATAAAATTCTTGAATTATAGATGGTTTTTGAGAGTTATACAGATATGTAATTATTTTTTTAATGTAATCATCTTTCCCGTATTTATAATCATATTTATAATCTACTTTACCATCTCGTATTATCATTTCTTTTATTAATCTGCCTTTTTTATCATATTTATATAGCATTATATAATCAACTTTTTTTAACATTTTGATTTTATCTTGAGAAATTCTTACACTTTGTGAAAGCTTATTTTTGTTGTAAGAATATAAAAAATTAAAAGTATTTTGAGATTCTTCAGAAACAGAATATATTAAATTATTGTCATCATCATAAAAAGAATGTTCTGTCCATTCTTTTTGATTTAAACTATTAAAAGACATTTCTTTAATTAAATTTCCAATTGAGTCATATTCTTTTTCGAATTCTAAATATTTATCTGCAAGTTCTTCAATTCGGATTATTTCATCATTATTTATCAAATCATTTATAGATTCAATTTTAAAGATGTAAGAATATGGATTTGTATTAGTTAATTTTTCATCATCTTCAAAATTATTGTTCTTCGTATATATTTTTTTATTAAAACCATTTTTATCATACTCATAGTAATCAATATTTATTCCAACGTTAGAATGGAGATAATATTTTTTAGATATTTTGTTGTTTTTTTCAAAAATATTTGCTCGTATAGTTGTTAAATATTTATTATTCCAATTTTCACCAACATATTCATTTGAATAACTAAATACCAAATTTTTTACTGAATCAAATTCGCGAATATTTATAATAGTATCTGATTTATACTGAGTGATTTTTTTAATCTTTTCAGGAATATTCTTTTTTTCAAAGGTTAATTCGGTTGGATTAACTTTTGATTGACTAAATAAAAAAAAATGAAAAAGAATAAATATTAATGTTAGATTTGATTTAAGCATTTCTTTAAATTATGTACAACGTCAGTTTGTATAAAACCTCCATTTATTTTAATTTGTATTATAAAATCAATTAAAAATAGCGTATTTAAGCTACACTAAAAAACTTTTTTGAATGTAATCATTCAACATTAATTGGCTTAAGCTAAAAAATAAGTTTTTGTAAAAGATAATTTTATAGGTAAGGTCAAGTATGTCTAAAAGTGAAGTTAAACATTAAAAAAACAACAGAAAAACTACTCTAAAAAAAAGAGGCATAATAGCCTCTTGATTTTCTCTTTCATAATTTTTTGATAACTCCATAAGGGTGAATTCGGAGTCGGTTTGCTTCATTTTTTCTATTTATTTTGGAGTTTAGTAACCCGAGCTAAAGACGAACTGAGGAAGTATTTTAATTCATTGTTTTTTTTTCAAAGATAGTATTGTGTGTGGGGTATTTCACAAAATAATAAAAGGGTATTGTTGTTGGTTTTAACCCAAATTATGCATTAGACATTATTTGGGTTTAAAACATTTGTTTTCTTTTTTTGTGGAAATGGTACTCTTTTAGAGTAAATAGTTTTTTAATTGATTGGTTTCGCTAAGGATATATTTTGGGGCTACTATTTTTAGTTCTTCTTCATCTCTGAATCCCCAAGTAACGGCAATGCTATCGATATCTGCATTTTGTGCGGTTACTATATCAACTTCTGTATCGCCAACAAGAACTAATTTATCTAGAGGTAGTTTTAATGTGTTTGCAATGGCTAATGCTCCTTTTGGATCTGGTTTTTTATAGCTATCGGATTGTCCTATTATTTGTTTGAATTTTATTGTTGGGAAAAAATGTTCGGCACATTTGCAAGTGAGTTCATGGGATTTATTAGAAAGCAGTGCTATTGGTTTTCCAGTTGATTGTAGTGTTTCCAGAAGTTCTAAAATGCCTGTATAAACTTCGGAATGTGTTGTGTAGTTGTTTTGATAGTTTAGATGAAATTCCTTTCCTATTTGCATTATTGTTTCTTCTTTTCTATGGTTTTGCGGAAGACATTGTGCTATGAAGTTTTGGGCTCCATTGCCAATAAATTTTCGATATTTTTTTGAGGTGTGTGTTGGGAAATTATTTTTTTTCAAGAGTTCGTTCATGATATGGGTATAAATTCCTAGTGTATTTAGTAGGGTTCCGTCTAAATCGAATAGTATTCC
It includes:
- the fahA gene encoding fumarylacetoacetase, which codes for MPNIANDPKRKSWINVPENSDFPIQNIPFGVFITKEDVITIGTRIGNSAIDMGALQQLGYFEGIELTDDMFMQDTLNDFISDGKKTWRLVRNRLAHIFDAENPKLRDNKKHCDIIIFDMKDVEMLLPVQIGDYTDFYSSKEHATNVGKMFRDPDNALLPNWLHIPVGYHGRSSTIVPSGVAVRRPNGQTLPAGETQPVFGPSKLVDFELETAFITTDANLMGEAIPIGEAEDYIFGMVLFNDWSARDIQKWEYVPLGPFLAKNFASSISPWIVTMDALEPFRTKGPEQNPEPLAYLQQSGDHAFDINLQVAIQPENAEETVVSNSNFKYMYWSMCQQLTHHTVNGCRVNSGDMMGSGTISGPTEDSFGSMLELTWGGKNPIKLNDGSERKFINDNDTVIIRGYCQNSDIRIGFGECSSKLLPAVDLKF
- a CDS encoding HAD family hydrolase, which translates into the protein MTIQKKYDGILFDLDGTLLNTLGIYTHIMNELLKKNNFPTHTSKKYRKFIGNGAQNFIAQCLPQNHRKEETIMQIGKEFHLNYQNNYTTHSEVYTGILELLETLQSTGKPIALLSNKSHELTCKCAEHFFPTIKFKQIIGQSDSYKKPDPKGALAIANTLKLPLDKLVLVGDTEVDIVTAQNADIDSIAVTWGFRDEEELKIVAPKYILSETNQLKNYLL
- the tyrS gene encoding tyrosine--tRNA ligase, which gives rise to MEILELLKENVEIILPENGLEQKLQEAKNENRKLKIKLGFDPTAPDLHLGHAVVLKKMRQFQDHGHQIIILVGSFTARIGDPTGKNKSRKPLSIEEVQQNAETYIEQLSKIIDINKAKIVFNSDWLDCLPFSEVLQLMSKITLAQLMQRKDFNKRFTENTPIAMHELIYPILQGFDSVQLKCDIEMGGTDQLFNCAMGRQLQEAHEMAPQTVMCMPLLRGTDGVEKMSKSLNNTIGLTDEPNNMFGKTMSIPDSLIMEFLNLTTHFSEDEKRQISLQLTNGENPMNIKKIIAKNIITQYHSEKAAIEAEAFFTNQFQNKKFEDKNFKQISISTLNLQTKAITTVELCKIFKNDLSNSAIRRLIESGAVQINNEKMKEPYKAIEVVKNLKIKIGKLDFYELQE
- the glyA gene encoding serine hydroxymethyltransferase, which encodes MQRDEQIFDLILDEQDRQIHGIELIASENFVSDQVMEAAGSVLTNKYAEGYPGKRYYGGCEVVDIVEQIAIDRAKALFGAEYVNVQPHSGSQANTAVFAACLQPGDKILGFDLSHGGHLTHGSPVNFSGKLYSPSFYGVEEETGLLNYDKIQEIALAEKPKMIIAGASAYSRDMDFKRFREIADSVGALLLADISHPAGLIAKGLLNDPIPHCHIVTTTTHKTLRGPRGGMIMMGKDFENPWGLKTPKGETRMMSHILDMSVFPGNQGGPLMHIIAAKAVAFGEALTDEFFRYTMQVRKNAQAMAAAFVSRGYKIISGGTDNHMMLIDLRNKNITGKEAENALVKAEITVNKNMVPFDDKSPFVTSGIRVGTSAITTRGLDENDMEVIVALIDKVIMNHTDEAVLEQVAEEVNDLMGERAMFVF